In Cloacibacterium caeni, a single window of DNA contains:
- the hisH gene encoding imidazole glycerol phosphate synthase subunit HisH: MIAIIDYDAGNVKSVQNALKKLGFEAVITSNIQTIKNADKVIFPGVGEASSAMKKLQERGLDKVIPNLKQPVLGICLGMQLMCNASEEGNTKALGIFDCEVKLFPNSDIVPHMGWNNVAEIKGKLLENISEMDNFYFVHSYYAEVGESTTSVCDYITPFSATLEKDNFYAAQFHPEKSGDAGFKLLENFLNLRF; this comes from the coding sequence ATGATAGCAATTATAGACTACGATGCAGGAAATGTAAAATCCGTTCAAAATGCCTTGAAAAAATTAGGTTTTGAAGCGGTGATTACTTCTAATATCCAAACGATAAAAAACGCTGATAAAGTGATTTTTCCAGGAGTTGGAGAAGCTTCTTCGGCGATGAAAAAACTTCAGGAGAGAGGTTTAGATAAAGTTATTCCGAATTTAAAACAACCTGTTTTGGGAATTTGTCTTGGAATGCAACTGATGTGTAATGCTTCGGAAGAAGGCAATACAAAAGCATTGGGAATTTTTGATTGTGAGGTGAAATTGTTCCCGAATTCTGACATTGTTCCACATATGGGATGGAATAATGTTGCTGAAATAAAAGGAAAATTATTGGAAAATATATCAGAAATGGATAATTTTTACTTCGTTCACAGTTATTATGCAGAAGTTGGTGAAAGTACAACATCGGTTTGTGATTATATTACGCCTTTCAGTGCTACTTTGGAAAAAGACAATTTCTATGCAGCTCAATTTCACCCAGAAAAATCTGGAGATGCTGGTTTTAAATTATTAGAAAACTTTTTAAATTTAAGATTTTAG
- the hisA gene encoding 1-(5-phosphoribosyl)-5-[(5-phosphoribosylamino)methylideneamino]imidazole-4-carboxamide isomerase: protein MKIIPAIDIIEGKCVRLSKGDYDTKKIYNENPVEVAKEFEDFGIQYLHLVDLDGAKAKKIINQKVIENIAKKTNLIIDFGGGIRSEEDLQKAFDSGAKKVTLGSIAVVNPELCLAWLEQFGAEKLILGADCLDRKIKTSGWLENSETDVVDFIKEYQKKGFREVVCTDISKDGMLQGPSTALYQEIIENSTIELIASGGISNIEDVQKMKEIGCAGTIIGKAIYEGRISLEQLSKI, encoded by the coding sequence ATGAAAATTATTCCTGCAATAGACATCATCGAAGGAAAGTGTGTAAGACTTTCTAAAGGTGATTATGATACCAAAAAAATATACAACGAAAATCCAGTAGAAGTAGCCAAAGAATTTGAAGATTTCGGGATTCAATATTTGCATTTGGTGGACTTAGACGGTGCAAAAGCCAAGAAAATCATCAACCAAAAAGTGATTGAAAACATCGCTAAAAAGACCAATCTCATCATCGATTTTGGAGGTGGAATTCGTTCTGAAGAAGATTTGCAAAAAGCTTTTGATAGCGGTGCAAAAAAGGTAACTTTAGGAAGTATTGCTGTGGTAAATCCAGAGTTGTGTTTGGCTTGGTTAGAGCAATTTGGTGCTGAAAAATTGATTTTGGGAGCAGATTGTTTGGATCGAAAAATCAAAACTTCAGGTTGGCTAGAAAATTCTGAAACAGATGTGGTAGATTTCATTAAAGAATATCAGAAGAAAGGCTTCAGAGAAGTGGTTTGTACCGATATTTCAAAAGACGGAATGTTGCAAGGTCCGTCCACTGCATTGTATCAAGAAATTATAGAAAATTCAACGATTGAATTGATTGCAAGTGGTGGAATCTCGAACATAGAAGATGTACAAAAAATGAAAGAAATAGGTTGTGCTGGAACCATCATTGGTAAAGCTATTTATGAAGGAAGAATTTCATTAGAACAACTGTCAAAAATTTAA
- the hisF gene encoding imidazole glycerol phosphate synthase subunit HisF: protein MLKKRIIPCLDIKDGRTVKGVNFVGLIDAGNPVELTKSYVDEGADELVFLDITATHENRKTLVQLVEKIAEEINIPFTVGGGISEISDVDNLLKAGADKISINSSAVKNPDLIKTFADKFGSQCVVVAIDSKQFGDEDYVFVNGGRIKTDYKTHDWAKKVEELGAGEILLTSMDFDGTKQGFDVRLLNEISNIVNIPIIASGGAGKIEDFTEVFNETKATGALAASIFHFGEININDLKQVLKQQNIAIR from the coding sequence ATGCTCAAAAAAAGAATCATTCCTTGTTTGGATATAAAAGACGGAAGAACCGTAAAAGGTGTTAATTTTGTTGGCTTGATAGATGCAGGAAATCCTGTGGAATTGACAAAAAGTTATGTAGATGAGGGTGCAGATGAACTGGTTTTTCTAGATATTACCGCAACTCACGAAAATCGAAAAACTTTGGTTCAGTTGGTGGAGAAAATTGCTGAGGAAATCAATATTCCGTTTACTGTTGGAGGCGGAATTTCAGAAATTTCTGATGTTGATAATCTTTTGAAAGCAGGCGCAGATAAAATCAGCATCAATTCTTCGGCGGTGAAAAATCCTGATTTAATTAAAACTTTTGCAGATAAATTCGGGAGTCAATGCGTAGTGGTGGCGATAGATTCTAAACAATTTGGAGATGAAGATTACGTTTTTGTGAACGGTGGAAGAATAAAAACCGACTATAAAACCCACGATTGGGCAAAAAAAGTAGAAGAATTAGGAGCTGGAGAAATTTTGTTGACTTCAATGGATTTTGATGGAACAAAACAAGGTTTCGATGTGAGATTGCTCAATGAAATTTCTAATATTGTCAATATTCCCATTATCGCTTCTGGAGGCGCTGGAAAAATTGAAGATTTCACAGAAGTTTTTAACGAAACCAAAGCTACAGGAGCTTTAGCAGCAAGTATTTTCCACTTTGGAGAAATTAACATCAACGATTTAAAACAAGTTTTAAAACAACAAAATATTGCCATAAGATGA
- the hisIE gene encoding bifunctional phosphoribosyl-AMP cyclohydrolase/phosphoribosyl-ATP diphosphatase HisIE, whose translation MNLDYEKSGGLIPAIIQDETTLQVLMLGFMNEEALKLTEETGKVHFFSRTKDRIWLKGESSENYLYVKSIEKDCDDDTLLIKVKPTNVVCHTGNFSCFGEKDTKGFLYELESIINQRIDENVEGSYTSKLYQRGINKVAQKVGEEAVELVIEAKDNNDDLFKNEAADLLYHFLILLKAKNFKLKDIEEVLRGRH comes from the coding sequence ATGAATTTAGATTACGAAAAATCAGGAGGTTTAATTCCTGCAATTATACAAGACGAAACCACATTACAAGTGTTAATGCTCGGTTTTATGAACGAAGAAGCTCTAAAATTAACAGAGGAAACAGGAAAAGTTCACTTTTTTAGCAGAACCAAAGATAGAATTTGGTTAAAAGGAGAATCTTCTGAAAATTATTTATATGTAAAAAGCATCGAAAAAGACTGTGATGATGATACTTTACTCATCAAAGTAAAACCAACAAATGTGGTTTGTCATACTGGTAATTTCAGTTGTTTCGGAGAAAAAGATACCAAAGGTTTTTTGTATGAATTAGAATCGATTATCAACCAAAGAATTGATGAAAATGTAGAAGGTTCTTATACTTCAAAACTTTATCAAAGAGGCATCAATAAAGTGGCTCAAAAAGTAGGAGAGGAAGCAGTAGAATTGGTAATTGAGGCAAAAGATAATAACGATGACTTGTTCAAAAATGAAGCAGCAGATTTATTGTATCACTTTTTAATTTTATTGAAAGCTAAAAATTTCAAATTAAAAGATATTGAAGAAGTTTTGAGAGGAAGACATTAA
- the trpA gene encoding tryptophan synthase subunit alpha yields the protein MKKLNIYFTAGIPTLEDTAEIMKTIQNSGADMMEIGMPYSDPVADGPVIQGAHELALSNGMTIAQLFSQLKSVKDEIKIPVILMGYINPVLSFGFEKFCEECANSGVSGLIIPDLPPIEFEKNYQPILEKYGLNFTFLVTPETSEERIKCLDSLSSGFLYAVSSSSTTGNENKEVKNDEYLNKLASINLENPVMIGFGIKNKTDFEQVTEKSQGGIIGTAFVKILLENKDWKEKAEAFIKSIK from the coding sequence ATGAAAAAATTAAATATATATTTCACTGCCGGAATTCCTACTTTAGAAGATACTGCAGAAATTATGAAAACCATCCAGAATTCTGGCGCAGATATGATGGAAATCGGGATGCCTTATTCTGATCCTGTTGCTGATGGACCAGTTATTCAAGGTGCACACGAATTAGCACTTTCTAACGGAATGACCATCGCTCAACTTTTTTCTCAACTGAAATCGGTGAAAGATGAAATCAAAATTCCTGTGATTTTAATGGGTTACATTAACCCTGTTTTAAGTTTCGGTTTTGAAAAATTCTGCGAAGAATGTGCCAATTCTGGAGTTTCAGGATTAATTATTCCAGATTTACCACCGATTGAATTTGAAAAAAATTATCAACCTATTTTAGAGAAATATGGATTGAATTTTACCTTTTTGGTGACTCCAGAAACTTCGGAAGAACGCATCAAATGTTTAGATTCTTTGAGTTCAGGATTTTTATACGCTGTTTCTAGTTCATCTACCACAGGAAACGAAAATAAAGAAGTGAAAAATGATGAATACTTAAATAAATTGGCTTCCATCAACCTTGAAAATCCTGTAATGATTGGTTTCGGAATTAAGAACAAAACTGATTTCGAACAAGTTACCGAAAAATCACAAGGCGGAATTATAGGAACTGCATTTGTGAAAATTCTTTTAGAAAATAAAGATTGGAAAGAAAAAGCGGAAGCTTTCATCAAATCTATCAAATAA
- the trpB gene encoding tryptophan synthase subunit beta, producing the protein MTTYRNPDENGYYGEFGGAFVPEMLYPNVEELQQNYIEIIESEEFKKELNDLLKNYVGRATPLYFAKNLSEKYATNVYLKREDLNHTGAHKINNALGQVLLAKKLGKKRIIAETGAGQHGVATATACALMNLECIVYMGEIDIARQAPNVARMKMLGAKVVPATSGSKTLKDAVNEALRDWINNATTTHYIIGSVVGPHPFPDLVARFQSVISEEIKWQLKEKIGRENPDYVIACVGGGSNAAGTFYHFVDEPSVKIIAAEAGGFGVNSGKSAATTFLGTTGVLHGSKSIVMQTNDGQVIEPHSISAGLDYPGIGPFHANLFKNNRAEFFSINDDEALESAFELTKLEGIIPALESSHALQVLKKKNFQKDDVVVICLSGRGDKDMETYLKELKIEN; encoded by the coding sequence ATGACAACATATAGAAACCCCGACGAAAACGGATATTACGGAGAATTTGGAGGCGCATTTGTTCCAGAAATGCTCTATCCAAACGTGGAAGAACTTCAACAAAATTATATAGAAATTATAGAATCTGAAGAGTTTAAAAAAGAACTCAATGATTTGCTTAAAAATTATGTTGGCAGGGCTACTCCACTTTATTTTGCCAAAAATTTAAGCGAAAAATATGCCACAAACGTTTACTTAAAACGCGAAGATTTAAATCACACTGGTGCGCATAAAATCAATAACGCTCTCGGACAAGTTCTTCTCGCCAAAAAACTAGGAAAAAAGAGAATTATCGCGGAAACTGGCGCTGGTCAACATGGCGTTGCAACGGCTACAGCTTGTGCTTTGATGAATTTAGAATGCATCGTTTACATGGGCGAAATCGATATTGCGAGACAAGCTCCAAATGTTGCCAGAATGAAAATGCTCGGTGCAAAAGTTGTTCCTGCAACTTCGGGTTCTAAAACTCTGAAAGACGCTGTAAATGAAGCTTTAAGAGACTGGATTAACAACGCTACAACTACCCATTACATCATCGGAAGCGTAGTTGGTCCGCATCCTTTTCCTGATTTGGTGGCGAGATTCCAGAGTGTGATTTCTGAGGAAATTAAATGGCAATTGAAAGAGAAAATAGGAAGAGAAAACCCAGATTACGTCATTGCTTGTGTTGGTGGCGGCAGCAATGCAGCAGGAACTTTCTACCATTTTGTAGATGAACCTTCGGTAAAAATTATTGCAGCGGAAGCTGGTGGTTTTGGTGTAAATTCTGGAAAATCTGCAGCCACAACTTTCTTGGGAACAACAGGCGTTTTGCACGGTAGCAAAAGCATTGTGATGCAAACCAATGATGGACAAGTTATCGAGCCGCATTCTATTTCTGCAGGGTTAGATTATCCAGGAATTGGGCCTTTTCACGCGAATTTATTTAAAAATAATCGTGCAGAATTTTTCAGCATTAATGATGACGAAGCGCTAGAATCTGCTTTTGAACTCACCAAATTAGAAGGCATCATTCCTGCTTTAGAAAGTTCTCACGCTTTGCAAGTTTTGAAAAAGAAAAATTTTCAAAAAGACGATGTGGTGGTGATTTGTTTGAGTGGACGTGGAGATAAAGACATGGAAACTTATTTGAAAGAATTGAAAATTGAAAATTAA
- a CDS encoding phosphoribosylanthranilate isomerase translates to MKLKVCGLTKMDQIQELISLNTDFLGFIFYEKSPRFVLNHLSLEGILAINHQGKVGVFVNETIEKIAEISEKAKLNFIQLHGDEDEEFILSLSQRLSKDVKIIKVFRVGTQNLKLETWNLEQIYYFLFDTDSKAFGGTGKTFDWQILNEIEIPKPYFLSGGISLENIHQLSTINQQPIVLDINSKFETESGIKNLEKIKIFKSLLK, encoded by the coding sequence ATGAAACTGAAAGTTTGTGGACTTACAAAAATGGATCAAATTCAAGAATTAATATCTTTGAACACCGATTTTTTAGGCTTTATATTTTATGAAAAATCCCCGAGATTTGTTTTGAATCATTTAAGCTTAGAAGGAATTTTAGCAATCAATCATCAAGGAAAAGTAGGCGTTTTTGTGAATGAAACGATTGAAAAAATTGCCGAAATTTCAGAAAAAGCAAAACTCAATTTTATTCAATTGCACGGAGATGAAGATGAAGAATTTATTTTAAGTTTGAGCCAAAGGTTAAGCAAAGATGTAAAAATCATCAAAGTTTTCAGAGTTGGAACCCAAAACTTGAAACTTGAAACTTGGAACTTGGAACAAATATACTATTTCCTTTTCGATACCGATTCTAAAGCTTTTGGCGGAACAGGAAAAACCTTTGATTGGCAAATTCTCAACGAAATAGAAATTCCAAAACCTTATTTTTTGAGTGGCGGAATTTCTTTGGAAAACATCCATCAACTATCAACCATCAACCAACAACCAATTGTCTTAGATATCAACTCAAAATTTGAGACAGAATCCGGAATTAAAAACCTAGAAAAAATAAAAATATTTAAATCATTACTAAAATGA
- the trpC gene encoding indole-3-glycerol phosphate synthase TrpC, with protein MNILDKIVARKKEEIAFSKSKISINELKNSEFFGRETFSLKESVKARNGIIAEFKRQSPSKGIINDKVSPLEIVTKYEEFGASGISILTDKDFFGGSFEDILNVRSSVNIPILRKDFMVDEYQFYEAKSIGADVVLLIAACLSLNQVQEFTALAHELNLEVLLEIHTKEELKHFNSDIDLVGINNRNLKDFKVDLQHSVNLKNLLPKGTLSVAESGIYNLEDFKFLKEKGFDAFLMGEYFMKNENPGNKFKEFVDVII; from the coding sequence ATGAATATTTTAGATAAAATAGTAGCTCGAAAAAAGGAAGAAATTGCTTTCTCAAAAAGTAAAATTTCTATTAATGAACTTAAAAATTCAGAATTTTTCGGGAGAGAAACTTTTTCTTTGAAAGAATCGGTAAAAGCCAGAAACGGAATTATTGCTGAATTCAAGAGACAATCGCCAAGCAAAGGAATCATCAATGACAAAGTATCGCCATTAGAAATCGTAACGAAATATGAAGAATTCGGCGCAAGTGGAATTTCAATTCTCACGGATAAAGATTTTTTCGGAGGTAGTTTTGAAGATATTTTGAATGTGAGAAGTTCTGTAAATATTCCGATTTTAAGGAAAGATTTTATGGTAGATGAATACCAATTTTACGAAGCAAAATCTATCGGTGCAGATGTTGTTTTATTGATTGCAGCGTGTCTTTCTCTTAATCAAGTTCAAGAATTTACAGCTTTAGCCCACGAATTGAATTTAGAAGTTTTATTGGAAATCCATACCAAAGAAGAACTGAAACATTTCAATTCTGACATTGATTTAGTTGGAATTAACAACCGAAATTTGAAAGATTTTAAGGTTGATTTGCAACATTCTGTCAATTTAAAAAACTTGCTCCCAAAAGGAACTTTATCTGTCGCAGAAAGTGGAATTTACAATTTAGAGGATTTTAAATTTCTAAAAGAAAAAGGATTTGACGCTTTCTTGATGGGCGAATATTTTATGAAAAACGAAAATCCGGGAAATAAATTCAAAGAATTTGTTGATGTGATAATTTGA
- the trpD gene encoding anthranilate phosphoribosyltransferase: MKQILQYLFNHQTLTKAEAKAIMIEIAQNKFNETEVSAFITVFMMRSITLEEMQGFREALLDLAVKVDLGTHDLVDIVGTGGDGKNTFNISTLASFIVAGTGQKVAKHGNYGVSAISGSSNVLEELGYQFKDNQEDLKKDLEKANICFLHAPLFHPALKTVAPLRKGLGLRTFFNLLGPLVNPAKPKFSMIGVYSLEIARLYQYILQKNNKDFMLVHALDGYDEISLTGDSKIFNKNGEEIFSAEELGFKNIEAETIFGGNTKEEASKIFRNILEGKGTYEQNAVVLSNAAKALQNTGKYENYEASLAAAKESLESEKALECLNKLIIK; the protein is encoded by the coding sequence ATGAAACAAATTTTACAATACCTTTTCAATCATCAAACTTTAACAAAAGCCGAAGCAAAGGCTATTATGATTGAAATTGCTCAAAATAAATTCAATGAAACAGAAGTTTCGGCGTTTATAACGGTTTTTATGATGCGAAGCATTACGCTAGAAGAAATGCAAGGTTTCCGTGAAGCTTTGCTAGATTTAGCGGTGAAAGTAGATTTAGGAACGCACGATTTAGTAGATATTGTAGGAACTGGCGGCGATGGAAAAAACACCTTCAACATTTCTACTTTGGCAAGTTTTATTGTGGCCGGAACAGGACAAAAAGTGGCGAAACACGGCAATTACGGAGTTTCTGCGATTTCTGGTTCTTCTAACGTGTTAGAAGAATTGGGCTATCAGTTCAAAGATAATCAGGAAGATTTAAAGAAAGATTTGGAAAAAGCCAACATCTGTTTTCTTCACGCTCCGCTTTTTCACCCAGCATTAAAAACGGTGGCTCCTTTGAGAAAAGGTTTGGGATTGAGAACATTTTTTAATCTTTTAGGACCATTGGTAAATCCTGCAAAACCAAAATTTTCTATGATTGGCGTTTACAGCTTAGAAATTGCGAGATTGTATCAATATATTTTGCAAAAAAACAACAAAGATTTTATGTTGGTTCACGCTTTAGACGGTTACGACGAGATTTCTTTGACAGGAGATAGTAAAATTTTCAACAAAAACGGTGAAGAAATTTTTTCAGCCGAAGAACTTGGATTTAAAAATATAGAAGCAGAAACCATTTTCGGTGGAAATACCAAAGAAGAAGCGTCCAAAATTTTCAGAAATATTTTAGAAGGAAAAGGAACGTATGAACAAAACGCTGTAGTTCTCTCCAATGCTGCAAAAGCACTTCAAAACACAGGAAAATACGAAAATTATGAAGCAAGTTTAGCTGCTGCAAAAGAGAGTTTAGAAAGCGAAAAAGCGCTAGAATGTTTGAATAAATTAATTATAAAATAA
- a CDS encoding anthranilate synthase component II, whose amino-acid sequence MKVLVFDNYDSFTYNLVQIVEQILGEKVDVFRNDEIPLEDINQYDKIILSPGPGIPEEAGILLEVIKKYAPTKSIFGVCLGQQAIAEAFGGSLINLSEIYHGVATEAKQVKPHKILENLPEFLEVGRYHSWAVNPDDFPEELEITSVDDSGMIMSLKHKEYDVHAVQYHPESILTPKGRKILENFLKSEDGSQKSEE is encoded by the coding sequence ATGAAAGTTTTAGTTTTCGATAATTACGATAGTTTCACCTATAATCTCGTTCAAATTGTAGAACAAATTTTGGGCGAAAAAGTAGATGTCTTCAGAAATGACGAAATTCCTTTGGAAGACATCAATCAATATGATAAAATCATCCTTTCTCCAGGTCCTGGCATTCCAGAAGAAGCAGGAATTTTGCTTGAAGTGATTAAAAAATATGCCCCTACAAAATCTATTTTTGGAGTTTGTTTGGGGCAACAAGCGATTGCCGAAGCTTTTGGCGGAAGTCTCATCAATCTTTCAGAAATCTATCACGGTGTTGCAACCGAAGCTAAACAAGTAAAACCTCACAAAATTCTAGAAAATTTACCCGAATTTTTAGAAGTGGGACGTTATCATTCTTGGGCGGTAAATCCTGACGATTTCCCAGAGGAATTAGAAATTACCTCTGTAGATGATTCTGGAATGATTATGAGCCTAAAACACAAGGAATACGATGTTCACGCGGTTCAATATCACCCTGAAAGTATCTTAACTCCAAAAGGAAGAAAGATTTTAGAGAATTTCTTAAAGTCGGAAGACGGAAGTCAGAAGTCAGAAGAATAA
- a CDS encoding anthranilate synthase component I family protein, producing the protein MLTTNNQQPTTKIKTSSKSLMGDLHTAMGIYLKLRDKFRDTILLESADHNVNNNSFSYIAINAIAGVEIKNLQEMEVKLPLTAPEKYQIPENFNITEYLENFSKSFDCEKVKNPVEKMAQGLFGYTSFDAVQFFETIQFKPQSKEVEIPILRYRFYQYVIAINHFNDEMFLIENKIDGLKSELSEIESIIQNKDVALYPFEKIDEETSNLSDDEYRYLVELAKKHCFRGDVFQLVLSRRFEQKFKGDEFNVYRALRNINPSPYLFFFDYGDYKLMGSSPESQLIIQNHKAIIHPIAGTFRRTGDTKKDLQSVETLKKDPKENAEHTMLVDLARNDLSKLGKNVTVSKLKEIQLFSHVIHMVSEVTAELDEKTNPYEMIATTFPQGTLSGAPKYKALELIDAYEKTSRGYYGGCIGFVGFDGSCNQAIMIRTFLSKNNTLFYQAGAGIVAKSSAENELQEVNNKLNALKMAVKKAEKL; encoded by the coding sequence ATGCTGACAACCAACAACCAACAACCAACAACTAAAATAAAAACCTCTTCTAAATCATTGATGGGAGACCTTCATACAGCGATGGGAATTTATCTGAAACTCAGAGATAAATTCAGAGATACCATTCTACTGGAAAGTGCCGATCACAATGTAAATAACAACAGTTTTTCTTACATCGCTATCAATGCAATTGCAGGAGTAGAAATTAAAAATCTACAGGAAATGGAAGTGAAATTACCATTAACCGCTCCAGAAAAATATCAAATTCCAGAAAATTTCAACATCACTGAATATTTAGAAAATTTTTCCAAAAGTTTTGATTGCGAAAAGGTAAAAAATCCAGTTGAAAAAATGGCTCAAGGTTTATTTGGTTATACCAGTTTTGATGCCGTACAATTTTTTGAAACCATCCAATTCAAACCTCAAAGCAAGGAAGTAGAAATCCCAATTTTACGTTACAGATTTTATCAATATGTGATTGCTATTAATCATTTTAATGATGAAATGTTCCTCATCGAAAATAAAATTGATGGACTAAAATCTGAACTTTCAGAAATTGAAAGTATCATTCAAAATAAAGACGTTGCGCTCTACCCTTTCGAAAAAATAGACGAAGAAACCTCTAATTTAAGTGATGATGAATATAGATATTTGGTAGAATTGGCGAAGAAACACTGTTTCCGTGGAGATGTTTTCCAGTTGGTTTTAAGCAGAAGATTTGAACAAAAATTCAAAGGTGATGAGTTCAATGTTTACCGAGCTTTACGAAACATCAATCCTTCTCCTTACCTATTTTTCTTTGATTATGGCGATTACAAATTAATGGGCTCAAGTCCTGAAAGTCAGTTGATTATTCAAAATCATAAAGCTATAATTCACCCAATTGCAGGAACTTTCCGCAGAACTGGTGATACTAAAAAAGACTTACAATCGGTAGAAACCCTGAAAAAAGACCCGAAAGAAAACGCAGAACATACTATGTTGGTAGATTTAGCCAGAAACGATTTAAGCAAATTAGGAAAAAACGTAACGGTTTCTAAACTGAAAGAAATTCAATTGTTTTCTCACGTCATCCACATGGTTTCAGAAGTCACCGCAGAATTAGACGAAAAAACCAATCCTTATGAAATGATTGCGACTACTTTTCCGCAAGGAACATTGAGTGGCGCTCCAAAATATAAAGCTCTGGAGCTTATTGACGCTTACGAAAAAACTTCCCGCGGTTATTATGGCGGTTGTATTGGTTTTGTAGGGTTTGATGGAAGCTGCAACCAAGCCATTATGATTAGAACATTTTTAAGCAAAAATAATACGCTTTTCTATCAGGCTGGCGCTGGAATTGTAGCCAAATCTTCCGCAGAAAATGAGTTACAAGAAGTAAATAACAAACTAAATGCCTTGAAAATGGCAGTTAAAAAAGCAGAAAAATTATGA
- the rplT gene encoding 50S ribosomal protein L20, which yields MPRSVNAVASRARRKKVLKQAKGFFGRRKNVWTVAKNAVEKAMQYAYRGRKEKKRSFRGLWITRINAGTREHGMSYSQFMGALKKNNIELNRKVLADLAMNHPEAFKAVVDQVK from the coding sequence ATGCCAAGATCAGTAAACGCTGTAGCGTCTAGAGCGCGCAGAAAAAAAGTTTTAAAGCAGGCTAAAGGTTTTTTCGGTAGAAGAAAAAATGTTTGGACTGTTGCTAAAAATGCCGTAGAAAAAGCAATGCAATATGCTTACCGCGGTAGAAAAGAGAAAAAAAGAAGCTTCAGAGGACTTTGGATTACCAGAATTAACGCTGGAACTAGAGAACACGGAATGTCTTACTCTCAATTTATGGGAGCTCTTAAAAAGAACAACATCGAGCTAAACAGAAAAGTTCTTGCAGACCTTGCAATGAATCATCCAGAAGCTTTCAAAGCTGTTGTAGATCAAGTAAAATAA
- the rpmI gene encoding 50S ribosomal protein L35 translates to MPKLKTKSGAKKRFALTGTGKIKRKNAYKSHILTKKETKQKRNLTQTSYVATVDEKSVLRQLAIK, encoded by the coding sequence ATGCCAAAATTAAAAACGAAATCAGGTGCTAAAAAGCGTTTTGCTCTTACTGGTACAGGTAAGATCAAAAGAAAAAATGCTTACAAAAGCCACATCTTAACTAAAAAAGAAACGAAGCAAAAGAGAAATCTTACGCAAACTTCTTACGTTGCTACTGTGGATGAGAAAAGCGTTCTTCGCCAATTAGCAATTAAGTAG
- the infC gene encoding translation initiation factor IF-3 gives MRRPVQEDLHQINEKIRAKEVRLVGDNVEPGVYPLARAIAIAQEQDLDLVVISDKAEPYICRVLEYKKFLYEQKKKQKELKAKQVKVVVKEIRFGPQTDDHDFEFKKKHAEKFLEEGSKLKTYVFFKGRSIIFKDQGEILLLRLAQELEHVGKVDQMPKLEGKRMIMMMSPKKAAK, from the coding sequence ATGCGTCGCCCTGTACAAGAAGACTTACATCAAATTAACGAAAAAATCCGTGCAAAGGAAGTTCGTTTAGTAGGAGATAATGTAGAACCAGGAGTGTATCCTTTAGCAAGAGCTATTGCAATTGCTCAGGAACAAGATCTTGATTTAGTCGTTATTTCAGATAAAGCAGAACCTTATATCTGTAGAGTTCTTGAATACAAAAAATTTCTTTACGAACAAAAGAAAAAACAAAAGGAACTCAAGGCTAAGCAAGTAAAAGTTGTAGTTAAAGAAATCAGATTCGGACCTCAAACAGACGATCATGATTTCGAGTTCAAGAAAAAACATGCCGAGAAATTTTTAGAAGAAGGCTCTAAATTGAAAACGTATGTTTTCTTCAAAGGACGTTCTATTATCTTCAAAGACCAAGGTGAAATCTTACTTCTAAGACTCGCTCAAGAGCTAGAACACGTAGGAAAAGTAGACCAAATGCCTAAACTAGAAGGTAAGAGAATGATTATGATGATGAGCCCTAAAAAAGCAGCAAAATAA